The following are encoded in a window of Bradyrhizobium sp. WBOS07 genomic DNA:
- a CDS encoding MgtC/SapB family protein: protein MTELDWPEILLRLGSATLAGSAIGLNRDLHGKPIGLKTLGIVGLSTATVVLLTVQFAEPGKITDAASRVIQGILTGIGFLGAGVIVHESERFRVRGLTSAACTFLAACLGIACGAGQWKIVLAALAFAFVLLTIGRRLERWLHRMLGGRDDPHRVEASTKTARRDEG, encoded by the coding sequence ATGACCGAGCTGGACTGGCCCGAAATCCTGCTGCGTCTCGGAAGCGCGACGCTCGCCGGCAGCGCGATCGGCCTGAACCGCGACCTGCACGGCAAGCCGATCGGGCTGAAGACGCTCGGAATCGTCGGGCTCTCCACCGCAACCGTCGTGCTGCTTACGGTCCAATTTGCCGAGCCCGGCAAGATCACCGATGCGGCGAGCCGTGTGATCCAGGGCATCTTGACCGGCATCGGCTTCCTCGGGGCCGGCGTCATCGTCCATGAAAGCGAACGTTTTCGCGTGCGCGGCCTGACCAGCGCCGCCTGCACCTTCCTGGCCGCCTGTCTCGGCATTGCCTGCGGCGCCGGGCAATGGAAGATCGTGCTGGCCGCGCTGGCCTTCGCCTTCGTTCTGCTGACGATCGGCCGCCGCCTGGAGCGCTGGCTGCATCGGATGCTCGGTGGCAGGGACGATCCTCATCGGGTGGAGGCTTCGACAAAGACGGCCCGCCGGGACGAAGGCTAG